The genomic region gagtataaataattaataaatgttaaatttttttaaatatgtggCATTTTACtagtaaaatgtttaaaaccACTAGTTAGTTTTATTCCCAGATATATGCATCCCTTACAGCTTGTAATTATCTTCTGTTCCAGATTCGGGTTCTTTCCTTCTTCCCTTCCTACgcatagatattgtgttttttaaCATTCACCTCCAGACCTCATTTTCTATATTCCTTGTCCTTTGCAATTAAAATTTGATGATAAAATATTGAACTCATTTCCAAGTGCCAACATCGAAACAAACTCTACACAATATCTCAAACATTAACACGGTGATCATGAGACTTTTATGGGTTCTTGTATTCTACTCCTCTGGATTCTCTATACAGACAGTACACTATCAGTAAAAAGGAATGAACTTCGGTATACACGCTTTATTTTCTCATTTTAATATGGTCACAATTCAAAACTTACATTTTAGAATCATGAAgttactttatataaaaataatctGTCTCTGTAGACAGGcaagtaaaatattttattaagaaACTTAGCTGGCGGTCTGCAGGCTTCGGTGCTGTCCTAGGTTATTTACACTCCAAGCTCTTTCGAAGGTGCTAGATGGTCAGTGTCAGTTCCAAATGagatagaatagaaatatgctttattgtcactgaaaattatacagtTTTATGGGCAAAGCTTAACAAAGAGtcacaaagaaaaaaaaataacaataacaaatacaattttctgaaattagataaatcgtcaataaaaaaaatataatcaagtatattcaaatgggaaataagccacaattttacctaaaaatgattttattaacgtctcgacgcttaagtcgggtgtcgttgtcaaaatacaaaataatactaaataaataaattgccgatataaatgagtcagattaaataaattattaaaagaattttttactaagcaacaacatttttatttaataaagcACACCTACACAAAAAGGAACCAAATAATAAATCAATAACAAAtgtatttctttcatttgcaccatactgtatatgaCATCAAATTTTAATCATAGTGTGTGTAAAAAAACTTACTAGTACTTACTTAATGAACTCTTAGCATAATTATGTTCCTTTTGGCTCTCTTTCGATGACACAGAGCTTGGACCTTCTAAACAAGGAAATACTGTTGGTATTGCATGTGGATACAAACGGTTTTTCAAATCGTTTTTAAAACACTTGTCCTCAAAATGAGCCCCACATAATCTATAACTATCCAGCTTATCAATTTTACATTGCAGGTCTTCCCGACCACTTTCCAGCAGCCATACTAGAGCTCTGTAAGTacataaatacaattaaaatatgaaaaatctaTTACCTGATATTTAAATAGTAAACTTCAATCTAATACTAATTATTTGATAATTCAACTTAAACTGCCATCTGTATTATATTCAGTATTTTTTACCTTTCCTTGTCTTTTGGAAAACGGAAAAAAGACAAATTGCAATTATAAGCTTTGCTATTGCAATTTATAGCTGCACATACTAGATGTGACTTGCCCATCTTGCCTAAAATTAGATAAACAattgataataattattaaaaatataaatattgttaataataattatattagattattaataatatatgtatataagaTTTATTTATGTATAGCACACGATAACTCCACAATAacaacacaacgtgacacaacacAAATTAATGACAGTGAATACACAATACACGCTACCACTGAAATTTCTAATGCACACGAGGTGAAATTCCACTGAACAGCACTGCTTCCTCCCAACAAATGGCCGATTCCTCAGACGCGAACGAGTTGCGCGTACTTCTCCCGCCAAAGAGAGTGGGCCTTCTGCTTGTTCTTTATTCTGTGTCTTTACTTAACGTATGCTTCTATCacagaatagggcttttcattcacagtcatttgtttcgagcttctgtcatgtgtcacataatattaatatatctacgtcatacgttattggtatccaccttagacaaggaaagagagaggacgagtaatcctatgaccaaaagtgaagccaaactgaCACCAGGGATTTcgatcatcgacgtatctttggggtattgttatgcattgagtatttaaaataaaaacatgaaatgtatttaaaatgaagaatttgtgtacggtaaatgttttattaagttgctcatattacgtacatatgtttcaatacatacatatgtttttattacgaattttagatgatgatttactttattttttatgaaattttaaccttcaacgaacacccaccactggcaacccattgttatttttgacgtgaccgccatgtttctggtgacaaacaaaccaaaaacctggcttcacttttggaacgtgtgtgttaaatgggtgttacccgtcctctcttttttccttgtctaaggtatccacaataatacaaaccaaagacgtatgacgtagatatattaatattatgtgacaaatgacagaagctcgatgcaattgacagtcgatgaaaagccctatagaaaaaaattgttgttCTATGCTTCTACTACCGAAATTAGTCCATCGTGTGAGACCACTTCCgtatgaaaaaatttctgattcagtTTCTTGTTTCTTTatggtttctttgcggatttctgttcaaaaatgtcccctttaaacaaatatgaagggtgccgtgcgaaatttttggacagaaattctttaaacaattttttaaaataaatacaaaagatcGTATTTTTTGAAAAGACTGATAGGTTTTGTACGCACTTCTGTCGCCAATGTGAGTCCTTTCTTTGAGTTTGCAAATATGCCCGGATTACTCGCCAGAATCTTGAAATTTGACATTGAGTTTTCAAGAAGAAAGTTTTTAgtaaaattacaagagaccttttttgtttaaaatggcccaaacaatctaaaaaaatattttccggaaCAAAAAAATAcgatcttttgaatttgtttaaaaagattGTTCAAACAATTGATCTTCTGATACTTCCAGAATAAAGGTGGATTTTCACAGATCCGATGTCCGACGGTACGATGATACGATAGAAATTTCAGAGAATTTCATTGGCTGAAAAGTGACAGTTGGGTTTTCGTACGAAATTAAAAAGTCATCGGAagaagttaaaattattttaacttttgcacGAAAATCGGATGAATTTTGACATGACATTCTATCTTGAACGTCTTGATAACCTTACTTTTGTGAAGTGTTtatgtttttgatatattgaaatggaacaacaaaatcgtaattataaatggatgttgttctgaaactattttcttgtggcatttttgtaattaactattcttaatgagaaataagccacaattttaataaaagaaaatgattttattttttagtaaaattgtatttcccattaaaaacagTTAATTATAAATGGATGTGATGGTACTTCTAACAATAACTCACATTTTTATCCTCTTCAAACAGATAATTTGACGAATCCATGATGATCCAAacaataataagaataaaatcgaaataaaacTACCTATATGTTCCTGTTCAATATCCAACAGCAAACATTTGTATCAAATATCAATCCATGGAATAATCTGACATATTAcacaaatgtcaaaaaatttcgGATACGACAATCAAATATAATCGTACGAAAAAAATTCGTATTTCGTGTCTTCGGATATCGGATCTGTGAAAATTAGCCTTAATGTGGAAAAATTGTTTACTGTTCTGtgcttctgatttgtttaaaggctAATTTTCACAGATCCGATATCCGAAGACACGAAATACGAATTTTTTTCGTACGATTGTCGTATCcgaaattttttgacatttgtgTAATATGTCAGATTATTCCATGGATTGATATTTGATACAAATGTTTGCTGTTGGATATTGAACAGGAACAGATAGATAgttttatttcgattttattcttattattgtTTGGATCATCATGGATTCGTCAAATTATCTGTTTGAAGAGGATAAAAATGTGAGTTATTGTTAGAAGTACCATCACATCCATTTATAATTAActgtttttaatgggaaataagccacaattttactaaaaaataaaatcatttttttttattaaaattgtggcttatttctcattaaaaatagttaattacaaaaatgccacaagaaaatagtttcagaccaacatccatttataattacgattttgttgttccatttcaatatatcaaaaacataAACACTTCACAAGTTCAAGACGTTCAAGATAGAATGTCAACAGTGTCAAAATTCATCCGATTTCgtgcaaaagttaaaataattttaacttctTCCGATGACTTTTTAATTTCGTACGAAAACCCAACTGTCACCTTTCAGCCAATGAAATTCTCTGAAATTTCTATCGTATCATCGTACCGTCGGACATCGGATCTGTGAAAATCCAccttaaaggggacatttttgaatagggcttttcatcgattgtcatttgtttcgagcttctgtcatatgttgtataatcagTGTatcacggattatacgacatttgacagaagctcgaaacaaatgacaatcgatgaaaagtcctCCAAGAAATCCTCCAAGAAACCGAATCAAGACAtttttcgctgtgtctaggtacacgctaacgtgtacgcaaataaaaaagttaggtatacgcgaattaaacttcatcaagccagtgacgtcattatttagcgtgcgcggtgactttatattttggtacacgctattttgatatttttagtgtttgttgtttgtttgatagaaaatacttttattaag from Diabrotica virgifera virgifera chromosome 3, PGI_DIABVI_V3a harbors:
- the LOC126881897 gene encoding 52 kDa repressor of the inhibitor of the protein kinase-like translates to MGKSHLVCAAINCNSKAYNCNLSFFRFPKDKERALVWLLESGREDLQCKIDKLDSYRLCGAHFEDKCFKNDLKNRLYPHAIPTVFPCLEGPSSVSSKESQKEHNYAKSSLSKY